A stretch of the Malus domestica chromosome 08, GDT2T_hap1 genome encodes the following:
- the LOC103440860 gene encoding probable leucine-rich repeat receptor-like protein kinase At1g68400, whose protein sequence is MLQKQKSFHFFSLFLFFSFFSLSLSNPETTALLALKSSTDTFNSLSSWVASSDPCSGTWFGVACDPATRRVTRIVLENLNLTGSAHQLTQLAHLKLLSLNRNRLSSSLDFSAWHNLNHMYLSHNRFDGALPAGISRQRHLPRLDLSHNQFSGEIPLAEFAQLPHLLTLRLESNSFTGGSRLVAMGLVVGPEKAKTWRCWKGAGESTRWAIC, encoded by the coding sequence ATGTTGCAGAAGCAGAagagttttcattttttctcaCTATTcttattcttctccttcttctctctctctctctcaaacccaGAAACCACCGCCCTGCTGGCATTAAAATCCTCCACCGACACCTTCAATTCGCTCTCCTCTTGGGTCGCCTCCTCCGACCCCTGCTCCGGCACTTGGTTTGGCGTCGCTTGCGACCCGGCGACCCGCCGAGTCACCAGAATCGTTCTTGAGAACCTCAACCTGACCGGTTCGGCTCACCAGCTAACCCAACTCGCCCACCTCAAGCTTCTTAGCCTCAACCGCAATCGCCTCTCCTCCTCCCTCGACTTCTCCGCGTGGCACAACCTCAACCACATGTACCTCTCCCACAACCGCTTCGATGGAGCCCTTCCAGCCGGAATCTCCCGCCAACGCCACCTCCCGCGCCTCGACCTATCGCACAACCAATTCTCCGGCGAAATCCCACTGGCCGAGTTCGCTCAGCTGCCTCACTTGCTAACTCTCCGCCTCGAGTCCAACTCGTTCACCGGCGGGTCCCGTCTAGTGGCAATGGGCCTGGTGGTGGGCCCAGAGAAAGCGAAGACATGGCGGTGTTGGAAGGGTGCAGGGGAGTCGACAAGGTGGGCGATCTGCTGA